Genomic DNA from Desulfurivibrio alkaliphilus AHT 2:
GGAGTTCAAGCAGGATCTTTCCTCGCCCCGCAACCTGCTCAAAACTCTGGTGGCCTTTGCCAACTCCGCCGGGGGCAGGGTCGTTGTCGGCGTGGCGGATAAAACGCGGGAGCCGGTGGGGATCGACAACCCGCTCGCGGCGCCCCCATCCGGGTCGTCTTTTTCGATGACCGTATCGAGGTGGAAAGCATGGGCATTCTCCTGCCCGGCCTGACCATCGAGGAGATCAAACAAGGCACTTCCCGTATTCGTAATCCGGTTATCGCCCGCGTTTTCAAAGAACTCAGCCTGATCGAACAGTGGGGCACCGGTGTGCGCCGCATATTTACCGAAGCGCGGGCACTGGGCCTGCCTGAACCCAAAATTGAAGAAATCGGCCTGCGCCTGCGCTTTACCGTTTATCTGGCAGAGCCGCACCGCATTCAGGTTGGCGAGACAAAGAGCCGGCCAAGGCCAGAGTCGGGGGTAGAGTCAGGGGTAGAGTCAGGGGTAGAGTCGAAGATGGCCGTAATGGTTCTTTCGTTTGTGAAAAAAGAATCTCTTTCTAAGTCTGAAATGGCAAAGCGGCTTGGTAAGGCCAAGCCAACCCGTTATCTCAATGACCTGATTGCCAGACTGTTGCGCGAAGGATATGTGGCATACACCATCCCCGACAAACCTAACAGCCGCCTACAAAAATACCGGCTAACCCGGAAAGGAAGGGAATTGCTGGAGGGAAACCAGCCATAGCCGCCGTGAGCCAAATCGTGGACGGCTGAGCGGTTTTTGCAGGCGGTGGCTCACTATTTGGACCAGCGTAGCCGGTATAATGGCAACCGTTGCAACCCTTCCTGGTAGCGGTTAAACTCGTGGCCTGGGGTGGGCCGCAAAGGTTTGGGGAATGATCGGGTAAGGCT
This window encodes:
- a CDS encoding AlbA family DNA-binding domain-containing protein, producing MIIAELLKADEGKNLEFKQDLSSPRNLLKTLVAFANSAGGRVVVGVADKTREPVGIDNPLAAPPSGSSFSMTVSRWKAWAFSCPA
- a CDS encoding ATP-binding protein; protein product: MGILLPGLTIEEIKQGTSRIRNPVIARVFKELSLIEQWGTGVRRIFTEARALGLPEPKIEEIGLRLRFTVYLAEPHRIQVGETKSRPRPESGVESGVESGVESKMAVMVLSFVKKESLSKSEMAKRLGKAKPTRYLNDLIARLLREGYVAYTIPDKPNSRLQKYRLTRKGRELLEGNQP